The Candidatus Palauibacter polyketidifaciens nucleotide sequence TCTTCTTTTCGCGGGACGGGGGCCGCACGGTCGGGAACCCGGCCCAGGGCGTGCATGTCGATTATCACGCACTGTGGTGGGATCCCGTCAATCCGGACCATTTCATACTGGGCAACGACGGGGGGATCGCGATCACGTGGGATCGGGGCGGCAACTTCGAGTTCCCCAACCGTATTCCCATGGGTCAGTTCTATGCGGTCAGCTACAACATGGACACGCCGTACCGCGTCTGCGGCGGACTCCAGGACAACTATACGTGGTGTGGGCCGAGCGCACGCGCCGGCGGCTCCATCGACAATCACATGTGGTATTCGATCGGGGGCGGCGACGGCTTCTATGCGCCGCAGGATCCCACGAACCCGGACATCGTGTTCGGCGAATCGCAGCAGGGCCGGATCTACTGGCGGAACACGCGCACGGGCGAGCGGCACCAGCTGCAGCACCCCGACTGGCGCGAGCGCACGCAGACGCTCCGCGACTCGATCGCGATCCTGACGGGGGACGATCCCGACAACCCCCCGGCCGGGAACGTGGCGCAGATCGAGGAGTTGCAGGCGCTCGTCGCGCAGGACTCCGCGCTGTACGAGATGCGGTTCAACTGGAATACGCCGCTCGAACTGTCGCCGCACGATCCGCAGACGCTGTACATCGGGGCGAACCGCGTCCTGAAGTGGACGTACGACACCGATGAGATGACGCCGATCTCGGACGACCTCACCTACGCCGATCCGGAGAAGATCGAGATCGCGTACAACACGACCGGCGGGATCACGCCGGACGTCACGGGGGCGGAGAACTTCGCAACGATCGTCTCGCTCGCCGAGTCTAAGCTCAACGAGGGCGAACTCTACGCGGGGACGGACGACGGCCGCGTGTGGCGGACGCCCGAGGGGGCGGAGTGGATCGAACTCACGGACCGGTTCGACGGCGTGCCGGAGGGGACGTACGTGAGCCGGATCGAGGCATCGAGCCACGATCCGAACCGGTTCTACGTGACGTTCGACAACCACCGGCGCGACGACTACACGCCGTACGTCTACGTGACGGATGACGCCGGGGAGAGCTTCCGCTCGATCTCGTCCAATCTCCCGACCGGGGCGCCGGACTTCGTGCACGTGGTCCGGGAAGACCCGGTGAACCCGGATCTCCTCTTCGTGGGGACGGACGTGGGGGCCTACGTGTCGACGGACCGGGGCGGCTCGTGGACGCGCTTCATGAACGGGCTGCCCACGGTGCCGGTCCACGATCTGAAGATCCATCCGCGCGAGAGCGAGATCATCGCCGGAACGCACGGGCGCTCCATTTTCGTAGCGGACATCTCGCTCCTGCAGCAACTCGACGGCGGACGCCTGCCCGAGGCCGTGACGGTGTTCCAGCCGAAGACGGCGATCCAGTTCGGGGATCCGCCGGTGGGCGGCGAGTTCGTCGCGCAGAGCAACTTCCAGGCAGACGCGGGCGACTACGGGGCGCAGATCTCCTACTACGTCCCCGAGGACGTGGCGGAGGCGCTCGCCGCGGCGGCCGCGGCGGAGGCCGAGGCTGAAGCCGAGCAGGAGGCGGAAGAGGAGGTCGAGGACGAAGAAGAAGAGGCCGAAGAAGAGGTCGAGGAAGGGGCTGCGGGCGCCGCGGCGGCGGTCCGCGCCGTTGCAATGCCGGCGGGCGCGGCGGTCCGCACCTTCACAGTGTCCGGGGTCGTCACAGCGACGGGGGGCGGAAACCGCCCGCAGGCTTCGATCGCGATCCTGAACGCGGCCGGCGACACCGTGCAGACGCTGAACGGTTCGGCCGCGGCCGGCGTGCAGCGGGTGCGGTGGACCTTCAACCGGCGGAGCGCGCCACGGGAGTCGTCGCCTGCGGACCGGTTGGACAGCCTCCGCACGGCCCGGCTCTACGAGACGGTGGCGGACTCGCTGGTCGAGCATGAGGGCGTCGCGCGGGAGACGATGGACCAGGTGCTCGACATGATGCAGGGTGGCAACCAGGGGGCGATCGTCCGCATGTTCACCGGCGGTGGAGGCCGTGGAGGCGGCGGCGGGGGCTGGCAGGAGAGGCCCGCGGAGCGTTACCCGCCGCCCGGCCAGGCGGCGGGACGGGGCGGAGGCGGGAGAGGAGCGCGCGCCGCGATGGCGATGGCCGCTGGCGCGGCCGGCGGCGCCGACCCGGCCGCCATGCGCGAGGTCTTCCAGCAGGTGGGCGAGGCCGTCCGCGAACGGGGCGGCATGTCGACCATCCGTCGCTTCTTCGGCGGGGGCGGCGGCGGGGGCGGCTTGGCTGATCCCGGGACGTACACCGTCGCGATCACGATCGGCGACGAAACCCATACGATCCCGCTCGAGGTAGTGAGGAAGGAAGGCTTCGGGTTCTGGGACAAGCCCGACGGAGAGAACGACCGCTAACGGCCCGCGGACCCGCCGGAGCGGCAAACGTTCGCCGCTCCGGCGGTGTCGCATGGCTCGATGGCTCACGGCGTCGGGCCGGCGCACCTCCGAAGACCGGGATGGGCGGATGATGACGAACAAAGAGGGAAGCGACGCGTCGCTCCTGGAGAAGATCCGGAAGCGGCGCATGGTGCAGATCGCGCTCGTGTATGTGGGCGCGGCCTGGCTCGGCGTGGAGATCACCGACTTCATCGTCGGGACCTACGCGTATTCGAGAAAGGTCCTCGATACCGTCGTCTTCCTCGCCATCCTCGGTTTCCCCGCCTTTCTCATCATCGGCTGGTATCATGGCGAGCGCGGCCCCCAGCGTATCCGCCGGGCCGAAGCCTGGCTCCTGGTCACGCTGGTCACACTGGGCGGGATCGGCACCTACCGGATCGCGACCGCCGAACCGGAAGCCGGAGGAGGCGCGGAGATGGCGGCGCCCCCCATCGTCGCGGAGGGTGTGGACCGCAGCGGTGATGCGGTGAGTTTCGCGGGGTCGGCGCCCGATCTGGGTCCGAACTCGCTCGCGGTCCTGCCCTTCCGGAACAACGTGCCCGATCCGGAACTCGAGTGGCTCGGCTCGGGGCTCGCGGACCTCCTCACGACCAACCTGGCGCAACTCCCCGATCTGCTCGTCGTGGGCCGGCAGAGCCTTTACGACCTCATCACCGAGGGGGGGCTCTCCGAGGAGGAGGAGATCCCGGAGTCGCTGGCGCTGACCGTCGCGCGCGGCGCCGGCGCCCGGCTGCTGCTATGGGGGAGCGTGACGGGGACCGCCGGCGACATGCGCATCGACGCCCAGCTGATCGAACTGGAGAATGGCACCGTGGCGTCGGCCGACTTCGCACGGGGCAGCGATGTGTTCGAACTCGTGGATACGCTGACCGTGCGTCTCGCTTCCCACCTCTCCGGCGCGCCGCCGCCGGCCGAGGTCGCTCGCATCAGCCACCTGGGGACGCGGGACCTGGAGGCGTGGGCCGCGTTCCATCGCGGCAACGCCCTCGCCCGTGCCGGTGACCTGGAGGAAGCCGAGGCCCACTACGAGCGGGCGGCCGAGATCGATAGCACGTTCGCGCTTCCGTTCCTGACGGCGGGCGGCGATTTCCGCGCGGGAGAGCCCGTATCGCCGGATGGGGAGCGAACCGAGGCCGAACGCCGACGCGCCGACTGGCGGGAACGCGGCCACGTACAACTCGTCCGGCGGCTCCCCGAGGACGTGCGGGCGCAGTTGGCCGGCCTCCGCGGGGAAGAACTGCGGGCGGCGATCGACTCTCTGATGGACGGCGCGATTTCCGGCGTCCGCCTCCTCGTCACGGAACGAAGATCCGGGCGGGGCGAACCGCAGGAAGAGCCGCCCCCGCGCCGCCCCCCCCCGCCTCCGCGCTGAACGCGGAATGACCCGCCGCGCTGGACGTTCGGCGTCGCACGGGCCATGTTTCAACGAAGCATGGGCGGGCGCCGCCTCCCCGCGGGAGTGGCGTCTTCGGAACCTCAGGGAGGCCACATGAAGCGAAGGGCGTTTCTCCGAGCCGGACTCACGGGCGCCGGCGTTGCCGGCATCGCCGCCGCACCCCTTGCCGCACCCCTCGCGGGCGCGACGACGGCGCGCGGTCTCGACACGATCTTCAACCCCCGCCGTC carries:
- a CDS encoding tetratricopeptide repeat protein, which gives rise to MMTNKEGSDASLLEKIRKRRMVQIALVYVGAAWLGVEITDFIVGTYAYSRKVLDTVVFLAILGFPAFLIIGWYHGERGPQRIRRAEAWLLVTLVTLGGIGTYRIATAEPEAGGGAEMAAPPIVAEGVDRSGDAVSFAGSAPDLGPNSLAVLPFRNNVPDPELEWLGSGLADLLTTNLAQLPDLLVVGRQSLYDLITEGGLSEEEEIPESLALTVARGAGARLLLWGSVTGTAGDMRIDAQLIELENGTVASADFARGSDVFELVDTLTVRLASHLSGAPPPAEVARISHLGTRDLEAWAAFHRGNALARAGDLEEAEAHYERAAEIDSTFALPFLTAGGDFRAGEPVSPDGERTEAERRRADWRERGHVQLVRRLPEDVRAQLAGLRGEELRAAIDSLMDGAISGVRLLVTERRSGRGEPQEEPPPRRPPPPPR